TATACAAGCCGGGTTGATGGAAAGATAATTTTTGGTTTATTTTCCAGACTTTTTATCTGTTCCAAAATATTCAACAGACCAATTTCATTGATAGAAACAAAATCCTCATAATTATGAATACTTACCATGGTGCCGGTTTTTCCGGAGAAAATAAAAATATAGTCCTGGTTCCAATCTAATTCCACAAGGGAGCTCTTTTCAGTTACATCAATACTTTTATAATTTTCGAGCCCATCAATTGAATCTTCTTTAATATCAACAGGCAAGACATCAATATTTTGTCCTTTTAAAAAGTGAACCAGATGTCTGCCCAAATAACCATTGGCTCCGAAAACAATGGCTTTTTTAGTATTATGGATGTTAGTTGACATTTTTATTTTTTAATACTTCTTTAACAATATAGTTGGGTCTGTTTTTAGTATTTTCGAATATTTTACCAACATACATACCTAAAATTCCCAAAATAATAATTACAATTCCAAATAAAAACCAGATAGATAAAAATACTGATAGCCATCCACTTACTTCTTTTCCGTTGGATACGTAATTATAAACCAGAAAAATTGCAAAGAAAAAAGTAAGCAATACAAGAGAAAATCCGAATTTTAGAATTAACCTCAATGGTTTATCAGAAAAAGCAATGATGGTTGTAAGAGCCAGTCTTATTCTTTTTTTAAATGTATAAGATGACTTTACATCGTCCTTTCTTTGAGCGTGTTGAATAGGTACCGTTACAGTATCGAATCCAACCCATTTATTGATCATTGGATAATATCTGTGATAATCACCCAATTGTGCCATAGCATCTACTGCACTTTTTTTGTATAAAATAAAATTGGCAACTGAACTATCTTGTTGGGTTTCTGTAAGGTACCCAAGTAAGTTATTGAAAATTTTTGACCCTAATTTTTTTATGAAATCATCCTGACGTTGTACTCTGCTGGCAAAAACAATGTCTTTTCCTTTTGATGCGGGCAAATATAATTCTTTAATTCTTTCCGGCTCATCTTGCAGATCGCAATCGAGGGTTACGATATAATCTCCGGTTGCATAATCCAAACCGGCATTAATTGCATTCTGTTGGCCAAAATTCTTACTCAGGTTGATTCCAGTAACTTTTTGGTCATTTTTTATTATTTCCTGAATAATTTCCCAGCTATTGTCCGGGCTGTGATCATTTACAAGGACAATTTCATAATTATCAGTAATTTCTGATACAGATTTATGGATTCTGGCAACAAGTTCTATTAATAAACT
The sequence above is a segment of the Cytophagaceae bacterium genome. Coding sequences within it:
- a CDS encoding glycosyltransferase, whose protein sequence is METKPKFSIVSPVYGASSLLIELVARIHKSVSEITDNYEIVLVNDHSPDNSWEIIQEIIKNDQKVTGINLSKNFGQQNAINAGLDYATGDYIVTLDCDLQDEPERIKELYLPASKGKDIVFASRVQRQDDFIKKLGSKIFNNLLGYLTETQQDSSVANFILYKKSAVDAMAQLGDYHRYYPMINKWVGFDTVTVPIQHAQRKDDVKSSYTFKKRIRLALTTIIAFSDKPLRLILKFGFSLVLLTFFFAIFLVYNYVSNGKEVSGWLSVFLSIWFLFGIVIIILGILGMYVGKIFENTKNRPNYIVKEVLKNKNVN